The proteins below come from a single Alnus glutinosa chromosome 9, dhAlnGlut1.1, whole genome shotgun sequence genomic window:
- the LOC133877709 gene encoding NAC domain-containing protein 2-like: MEVEPNVMDSVLAIDDPRDSQNSSTLPEFSVLPNYDDPSCSIARKRRRVDEYFKSLPPGYRFCPYDDELVRDYLMPKVFDKPLPQNQIIDSNIYLHNPEFLAEKYKQYGENEWYFFTPRQRKYPKGNRPNRKAGDGYWKATGADRKVKDTAKTTIGFKKTLVFYKGKPPKGDKTNWIMHEYKIKANPPPPSRTGLNDMRLDEWVLCRIYKKLYKARIIQEDDHKEEEEEEEVRTNESATNGAPNHESQQIEQLPPLNLPPALYLSKVGESSTSTTNGAPNQFQQIGQLPQLQLPPALYLSKVGESSTFTTYGAPYQFQQIEQELPPLLLSPLPLSPSEYLWDFNYWCN, translated from the exons ATGGAGGTTGAGCCGAATGTGATGGATTCAGTACTTGCCATTGACGACCCTAGAGACTCCCAGAACTCGTCAACGTTGCCAGAGTTTTCTGTTTTGCCTAATTATGATGATCCCTCATGCTCCATCGCCAGAAAGCGAAGGCGAGTGGATGAGTACTTTAAAAGTCTGCCACCAGGGTATAGGTTCTGCCCCTACGACGACGAGCTAGTCCGGGACTACTTGATGCCCAAGGTCTTTGACAAGCCGCTGCCTCAAAACCAGATCATCGACTCTAACATATATCTCCACAACCCCGAGTTTCTTGCTG aaaaatacaaacaatatgGAGAAAATGAATGGTACTTCTTTACTCCAAGACAGCGTAAGTATCCGAAAGGAAATCGGCCAAATCGAAAGGCTGGTGATGGGTATTGGAAGGCTACGGGAGCTGACAGGAAAGTTAAAGATACGGCCAAAACCACTATTGGGTTTAAAAAGACATTGGTGTTCTATAAAGGAAAACCTCCAAAAGGTGATAAGACCAATTGGATTATGCATGAATACAAGATCAAGGCCAATCCTCCTCCTCCAAGCAGAACGGGTCTCAATGACATGAGA TTAGATGAATGGGTTTTATGCAGGATCTATAAGAAACTTTATAAAGCTCGTATTATTCAAGAAGATGATcataaagaagaggaagaggaagaggaagtaAGGACAAATGAATCCGCCACAAATGGTGCCCCGAATCATGAGTCCCAACAGATTGAACAACTTCCTCCATTAAATCTTCCGCCGGCATTGTATCTAAGTAAAGTGGGTGAATCATCTACCTCTACCACGAATGGTGCCCCGAATCAGTTCCAACAGATTGGACAACTTCCTCAATTACAACTTCCGCCGGCATTGTATCTAAGTAAAGTGGGTGAATCATCTACATTTACCACGTATGGTGCCCCGTATCAGTTCCAACAGATTGAACAAGAACTTCCTCCATTACTACTTTCTCCATTACCGCTTTCTCCAAGCGAGTACCTTTGGGATTTTAATTATTGGTGCAATTAA